A single region of the Streptomyces sp. AM 4-1-1 genome encodes:
- a CDS encoding PPOX class F420-dependent oxidoreductase — protein MTAALSDQLKALLDTPVFVTVATIQPDGSPQLSPVWVKRDGDDILISTTEGRRKERNLRRDPRVSVVVQPFDAPYTYAEIRGSATLTTEGGQELIDELSVKYSGKKYAEFNPSSAEDGTRVIVRITPRKVLGRI, from the coding sequence ATGACCGCCGCACTCTCCGATCAGCTCAAGGCGCTTCTCGACACGCCGGTCTTCGTGACCGTCGCGACCATCCAGCCGGACGGCAGCCCCCAGCTCTCGCCGGTCTGGGTGAAGCGGGACGGTGACGACATCCTCATCTCGACGACCGAGGGCCGCCGCAAGGAGCGGAACCTGCGCCGCGACCCGCGTGTCTCCGTCGTCGTCCAGCCCTTCGACGCCCCGTACACCTACGCCGAGATCCGCGGCTCCGCCACCCTGACCACCGAGGGCGGACAGGAACTGATCGACGAACTGTCGGTCAAGTACAGCGGTAAGAAGTACGCCGAGTTCAACCCGTCGTCGGCGGAGGACGGCACCCGGGTGATCGTCCGGATCACCCCGCGCAAGGTCCTCGGCCGCATCTGA
- a CDS encoding MFS transporter gives MTGYVRLLVGTQFAFNVGFYAVLPYLATHLGSGLGMAGWLVGLVLGLRTFSQQGLFVVGGALTDRYGPRPVVLAGCALRIIGFGWLAFAGSTATVIAAVVLIGFAAALFSPAVESETARESVRYEEETGTPRTQVLAVFSAAGQAGAFVGPLIGSLLLLLGGGFRAACVAGALVFVGVLAGHARLMPRRAAVRRTGGGGGPALWTVFANGPFLVLCLAYSSYLVAYNQLYLSLPAEVERATGSQAALGWLFALSSLLVVLAQLPLTRWAARRIAPRTALAGGLVVVAAGFAAVPVVPGGGLLPGAALVVLLTSGQMLLVPAARGLVPDLVDDRRLGLATGALSSVSGLAVLGGSAATGALLGAPPGVLWTALAAVPLTGAALALTLPVGGNGKGGGQDAVGGRRRSIANASGGRTP, from the coding sequence ATGACTGGCTACGTGCGGTTGCTCGTGGGGACCCAGTTCGCGTTCAACGTGGGGTTCTACGCCGTGCTGCCCTACCTCGCCACCCATCTGGGCAGCGGACTCGGTATGGCCGGTTGGCTGGTCGGCCTCGTGCTCGGGCTGCGGACCTTCAGCCAGCAGGGGCTCTTCGTCGTCGGCGGCGCGCTCACCGACCGGTACGGGCCCCGCCCCGTCGTCCTGGCCGGATGCGCCTTGCGGATCATCGGGTTCGGATGGCTCGCGTTCGCAGGGTCCACCGCCACGGTGATCGCCGCTGTCGTCCTGATCGGGTTCGCCGCCGCGCTGTTCTCTCCGGCGGTGGAGTCGGAGACCGCCCGGGAGTCCGTCCGGTACGAGGAGGAGACCGGCACCCCGCGTACGCAGGTGCTCGCCGTGTTCTCCGCCGCCGGGCAGGCCGGGGCCTTCGTCGGACCGCTCATCGGGTCGCTCCTGCTGCTGCTCGGCGGGGGGTTCCGGGCCGCCTGCGTCGCCGGGGCCCTCGTCTTCGTCGGGGTGCTCGCCGGACACGCCCGGCTGATGCCGCGCCGCGCCGCCGTGCGGCGGACCGGGGGCGGGGGCGGGCCCGCCCTGTGGACCGTGTTCGCCAACGGCCCGTTCCTCGTGCTGTGCCTCGCGTACAGCAGCTATCTCGTCGCCTACAACCAGCTCTATCTGTCACTGCCCGCCGAGGTGGAACGCGCCACCGGTTCGCAGGCCGCGCTCGGCTGGCTGTTCGCGCTGTCCTCCCTGCTGGTCGTCCTCGCGCAGCTGCCGCTCACCCGGTGGGCGGCGCGCCGGATCGCGCCCCGGACCGCGCTGGCGGGCGGACTCGTCGTCGTCGCGGCCGGTTTCGCGGCCGTGCCGGTGGTGCCGGGCGGCGGGCTGCTGCCCGGGGCGGCGCTGGTGGTGCTGCTGACGTCGGGACAGATGCTGCTGGTGCCCGCCGCCCGGGGGCTCGTACCCGACCTCGTCGACGACCGGCGGCTCGGGCTCGCCACCGGGGCGTTGTCGTCGGTCTCCGGACTCGCCGTACTCGGCGGCAGCGCGGCCACCGGGGCACTCCTGGGCGCGCCCCCGGGGGTCCTGTGGACGGCGCTCGCCGCCGTACCGCTGACGGGCGCCGCTCTCGCGCTGACCCTTCCGGTGGGCGGAAACGGGAAGGGCGGGGGCCAGGACGCGGTTGGGGGTAGACGTAGGAGCATCGCCAACGCCTCAGGAGGACGTACTCCATGA
- a CDS encoding ABC transporter permease subunit: MKYLAGRLATLLAVVAVIGLLPWLTRTDPALTILHARYADRPPTPATLDAIRAGTGLDGGPAHVLGDWLGGLLRGDLGESWVSGQPVAPDVTSALGVSLTLMGVSLAVAVVLAVALSAGTLRRGARRRIDRARAGVSAAVLAALPEFLLAAVFATVFAVQLGWFPALGWGAGDQLVLPALAMGVPAGALLGRLLDDALPAAFAEPWARAAAAGGLPGRRVALHALRRTLPGLLPQLGLIVVGLTGGAVAVETLYAIPGLGGTALAAALAQDLPVLQACVLVLLLLGIAAGLAARLAARALLGPALDEGALPALVPPALPGRRAVVVGAVALAVLLAVVTVAGLTRDPLHVDAAVRLTGPCAAHPLGTDSLGRDILARLGHGAARTVLMAVAVSVVTLLLGLLLGAVRAGALTETANALPAILSGLVVAGLVGPGPWGAAAAVAAVSWAPLAAHTAALYAQERAAPHIAAAKSLGASRGHLLRRHVLPGVLPPVVRHAVLRVPAIALALASLGFLGLGAPAPAPEWGRMLSENMPYAERAPWGVLAPAVALAGLGALAVLVSGAVRGRGATR, from the coding sequence GTGAAGTACCTGGCGGGGCGGCTCGCCACGCTCCTCGCGGTCGTCGCCGTCATCGGGCTGCTGCCCTGGCTGACCCGGACCGATCCGGCGCTGACGATCCTGCACGCCCGGTACGCCGACCGGCCGCCCACCCCCGCCACGCTCGACGCGATCCGCGCCGGGACCGGGCTCGACGGCGGCCCCGCACACGTCCTCGGCGACTGGCTCGGCGGACTCCTCCGGGGCGACCTCGGCGAGTCCTGGGTCTCCGGACAGCCCGTCGCACCCGACGTCACCTCCGCACTCGGCGTCTCCCTGACCCTGATGGGCGTCTCGCTCGCCGTCGCCGTCGTGCTGGCCGTCGCGCTCAGCGCCGGGACGCTGCGGCGGGGCGCCCGGCGGCGGATCGACCGGGCGCGGGCGGGAGTGAGCGCGGCGGTGCTCGCCGCACTTCCCGAATTCCTGCTGGCAGCCGTGTTCGCCACCGTGTTCGCCGTACAGCTCGGCTGGTTCCCCGCGCTCGGCTGGGGCGCCGGGGACCAACTGGTCCTGCCCGCGCTCGCCATGGGCGTACCGGCGGGTGCCCTGCTCGGCCGCCTCCTCGACGACGCGCTGCCCGCCGCGTTCGCCGAACCGTGGGCGCGCGCCGCCGCGGCGGGCGGGCTGCCCGGACGACGTGTCGCCCTCCACGCGCTCCGGCGCACGCTGCCCGGACTGCTGCCCCAGCTCGGGCTGATCGTCGTCGGACTGACCGGCGGGGCCGTCGCCGTCGAGACGCTGTACGCGATCCCCGGCCTCGGCGGTACGGCACTGGCCGCCGCCCTCGCGCAGGACCTGCCGGTCCTCCAGGCATGCGTGCTCGTCCTGTTGCTGCTCGGGATCGCCGCCGGGCTCGCCGCCCGGCTCGCGGCGCGCGCCCTGCTGGGACCCGCGCTCGACGAGGGGGCGCTGCCCGCGCTCGTACCCCCCGCGCTGCCGGGGCGGCGAGCGGTCGTGGTGGGGGCCGTGGCCCTGGCCGTGCTCCTCGCCGTCGTGACGGTGGCCGGGCTGACGCGCGATCCGCTGCACGTCGACGCGGCCGTACGGCTCACCGGGCCCTGCGCCGCGCACCCACTCGGCACGGACTCGCTGGGGCGGGACATCCTGGCCCGGCTCGGGCACGGGGCGGCCCGGACCGTGCTCATGGCCGTGGCCGTCTCCGTCGTCACCCTGCTGCTCGGGCTGCTCCTCGGGGCCGTACGCGCCGGGGCGCTCACCGAGACAGCGAACGCGCTCCCCGCGATCCTCAGCGGGCTCGTCGTGGCGGGGCTCGTCGGTCCGGGCCCATGGGGCGCGGCGGCCGCGGTCGCCGCCGTCTCCTGGGCACCGCTCGCCGCGCACACCGCCGCCCTGTACGCCCAGGAACGGGCGGCGCCGCACATCGCCGCCGCGAAGTCGCTCGGGGCGTCCCGGGGACACCTGCTGCGTCGGCACGTGCTGCCGGGGGTGCTGCCACCGGTCGTGCGGCACGCGGTACTGCGCGTCCCCGCCATCGCGCTGGCCCTGGCCTCGCTCGGATTCCTGGGACTCGGGGCGCCGGCGCCGGCGCCGGAGTGGGGACGGATGCTGTCCGAGAACATGCCGTACGCGGAACGGGCCCCGTGGGGAGTGCTGGCCCCCGCCGTCGCGCTGGCGGGGCTGGGGGCATTGGCGGTGCTGGTTTCGGGCGCTGTGCGGGGACGAGGAGCGACAAGGTGA
- a CDS encoding ABC transporter substrate-binding protein translates to MSPSRARRRTTLPSALAVAALVVPLATACSGTDSSDTSGGGGQRLRVVMAFPPAQAMSPYGDDAVTLSRLAVIEGLTTLDKNGEAKPALATSWAREGDKAWTFALRDAEFQDGTKVDAPAVVGALSAAAKASPKPRVLSDTRITATVKDARTVRVTTAEPDPLLPQRLANPSLTILSAGAYRDGKVDPAGHATGPYTLTELNGAVSATLQRNGTYWGAKAKSPGVDVKFAADGTARANALRTKAVDVAEYVPISQASLLGGHFVHEFPSARTNGLSLNTRRGVFADPAMRAAAREAIDSKAIVKAVYEGRADTAQGLLGPGVPWAAAERVAPVGRTKAAAPTAVAKTGQIVLATYTNRPELPEVATVVQQQLEKRGFTVKQVVRDYAQLEADALGGKYDAFIQARNTLLDTADPVSYLESDFTCDGSFNISQLCDKRVDADVDKAAATVDTDARHKAEMTAEADVLGADALVPLVHERFVQGYDDSRVEGVSLDPMERTLITADTHVG, encoded by the coding sequence ATGTCCCCGTCCCGTGCGCGCCGCCGCACCACGCTGCCCTCGGCCCTCGCCGTGGCCGCCCTCGTCGTCCCGCTCGCCACCGCCTGCTCCGGCACCGACTCGTCGGACACCTCCGGCGGCGGCGGGCAGCGGCTGCGCGTCGTCATGGCCTTCCCGCCCGCCCAGGCCATGTCCCCGTACGGCGACGACGCCGTCACCCTCAGCCGGCTCGCCGTCATCGAGGGCCTGACCACCCTCGACAAGAACGGCGAGGCCAAGCCCGCCCTCGCCACCTCCTGGGCCCGCGAGGGCGACAAGGCGTGGACGTTCGCCCTGCGCGACGCGGAGTTCCAGGACGGTACGAAGGTCGACGCACCGGCCGTCGTAGGCGCCCTCTCGGCCGCCGCGAAGGCGTCCCCGAAGCCGCGCGTGCTCAGTGACACCCGGATCACCGCCACCGTGAAGGACGCCAGGACCGTACGCGTCACCACGGCCGAGCCCGACCCGCTGCTGCCCCAACGGCTCGCCAACCCCTCGCTGACGATCCTCTCCGCCGGCGCGTACCGGGACGGCAAGGTCGACCCCGCCGGGCACGCCACCGGCCCGTACACCCTCACCGAGCTCAACGGCGCCGTCAGCGCGACCCTCCAGCGCAACGGCACCTACTGGGGCGCCAAGGCCAAGTCCCCCGGCGTCGATGTGAAGTTCGCCGCCGACGGCACCGCCCGCGCCAACGCGCTGCGCACCAAGGCCGTCGACGTCGCCGAGTACGTACCGATCTCCCAGGCGTCCCTGCTCGGCGGACACTTCGTCCACGAGTTCCCCTCCGCCCGCACCAACGGCCTCTCCCTCAACACCCGGCGCGGCGTCTTCGCCGACCCCGCCATGCGCGCCGCCGCCCGCGAGGCCATCGACTCCAAGGCCATCGTCAAGGCCGTCTACGAAGGACGCGCCGACACCGCACAGGGGCTCCTCGGCCCCGGCGTGCCCTGGGCCGCCGCCGAGCGCGTCGCCCCCGTCGGCCGCACGAAGGCCGCCGCCCCGACCGCCGTCGCGAAGACCGGGCAGATCGTCCTCGCCACCTACACCAACCGGCCCGAGCTGCCCGAGGTCGCCACCGTCGTCCAGCAGCAACTGGAGAAGCGCGGCTTCACCGTCAAGCAGGTCGTACGCGACTACGCACAGCTGGAGGCCGACGCGCTCGGCGGGAAGTACGACGCGTTCATCCAGGCCCGCAACACCCTCCTCGACACCGCCGACCCCGTCTCGTACCTGGAGTCCGACTTCACCTGCGACGGCAGCTTCAACATCTCCCAGCTCTGCGACAAGCGGGTCGACGCCGATGTGGACAAGGCGGCGGCCACCGTCGACACCGACGCCCGGCACAAGGCCGAGATGACCGCCGAGGCCGACGTCCTCGGCGCCGACGCCCTCGTACCGCTGGTCCACGAACGGTTCGTCCAGGGATACGACGACAGCCGCGTCGAAGGCGTCTCGCTCGACCCGATGGAACGCACCCTCATCACCGCCGACACCCACGTCGGCTGA
- a CDS encoding GNAT family N-acetyltransferase, with translation MESATAVVAEAPGRRVEVDGYVLRTATADDVGGARAVMLDTVYRDLRSGYVPRWHADIIDPEAAYLRPGRCTLLVVERDGEIVATGAVRDRGPQAPPNPRWVADRFPSGSTAQLCRIYVRPEHRRHGLARLIVRELSDFVARVGGYRAIYLHTDPAVPGAEPFWRSLAHEVCDERAFADGGQGIVHFELPMPPVPGAPASGTHPTH, from the coding sequence GGATACGTCCTGCGCACCGCCACCGCCGACGATGTGGGCGGGGCCCGGGCCGTGATGCTCGACACCGTCTACCGCGATCTGCGGTCCGGCTACGTGCCCCGCTGGCACGCCGACATCATCGATCCCGAGGCCGCCTATCTGCGCCCCGGGCGGTGCACGCTCCTCGTCGTGGAGCGGGACGGCGAGATCGTCGCCACCGGCGCCGTGCGCGACCGGGGTCCGCAGGCACCGCCGAACCCGCGGTGGGTCGCCGACCGGTTCCCGTCCGGGTCCACCGCCCAGCTCTGCCGGATCTACGTCCGCCCGGAGCACCGCAGGCACGGTCTCGCCCGGCTGATCGTGCGCGAGCTGTCCGACTTCGTGGCGCGCGTCGGCGGGTACCGGGCGATCTATCTGCACACCGATCCGGCCGTCCCGGGCGCCGAACCGTTCTGGCGGTCGCTGGCCCACGAGGTCTGCGACGAGCGCGCGTTCGCGGACGGCGGTCAGGGGATCGTGCACTTCGAACTGCCGATGCCTCCGGTGCCGGGGGCGCCCGCATCCGGCACTCACCCCACCCATTAG